Proteins encoded in a region of the Coffea eugenioides isolate CCC68of chromosome 4, Ceug_1.0, whole genome shotgun sequence genome:
- the LOC113769241 gene encoding uncharacterized protein LOC113769241: protein MAALRPIAGGRPSHSVDFQKKSFSDLFSGNSSQPALKLQAMATTHKGEPAMLFSKEDLDVLASPYRFALVGKFSRGRPKLEEIRKFFSTLDLREKTTVGLMDSRHVVIHMGNEADFLRVWARGIWYVSGFPMRVFKWSPAFHVDKEPSVVPVWFQLPKLPLHYFQKEAIFQISSVLGIPLFVDAATSAVARPSLARVCVEIDLLQPRPSRIWIGNGNYDGFWQDLVPENIPKYCPHCFRQGHGVDDCHVRNPALQPPKVEGQRRDRQPMAAEGGPRQREEATQEGDFSEGPVVVMEAAQGGGSAEGSAVAKEVVQGGGKSEGPAVAKEAAQGGANEEGPAVAKESQGVWIEVGVERVANGAVGQNQGIGHQMPLINEVIGEGSEAPGGEPMKSIDMQAHARRNEQESEPGLEQVRSGREVEQQGVASDSCEEEFEDDFHTMAGSLSPRLVFVREREAVSTLDALNIEEYTGQDKSGKKAKGGVSKLPNLRRLKSIIKEKGVQFVAISEPKLEASRVEDIRLKLAFDFAHVNDLGDLWILYKYPFNCSVLGNSTQHISLMVSHPWLPGSMIFSFVHAACTEEGRRELWANLLLDKPQALPWCIGGDFNVIVEASEKKGGRPFAVSEGVDFLAFMQDAEVFDAGCSGSSFSWCNNRRGRARIWKRLDRLLMNGEMAEAVSVISVVHLARHPSDHAPLHVSFASRLDNGARPFRFLNIWTTKPELLDVIRGAWVVDVHGSPLRVLCLKLQATRRAIQLWNKQKFGSVGNAVREAENRLARIEGSVETSRLEEEDPAELNMARADLNRALAVEEQFWRQKARVKWLGCGDRNTRFFHAVVKQRRVQGAIHRVKDSNGSWVDRDEDIAQVAVEYFSNLFSGPVDTGGGDLMHLIPKLVSDEENERLAAIPSMEEIRHLVFSMDGESAAGPDGFTGKFFSFAWEVVAQDVYKAVVSFFCGSHLPKFLTSTSIVLLPKVSNPQDFSNFRPISLCNFCNKLLSKLLVSRMALVLPKLISPQQTGFVKGRSISDNYLLAQELMASIGKKARGGNVALKLDMTKAYDRMSWFHVISMLRAFGFCEQIIDMIWRLISNVWFSIIINGSAQGFFKSSRGLRQGDPLSPVLFVIGSELLSRGLNELASRRNYIGFRGPTGCQAITHLAFADDILVFTNGSSMALQQVKRVIEKYQQSSGQLVNPQKSGYLVHPSISPSRRRVIERLTHFSRQDFLIRYLGFPLYSGRGKAAYFGEVCQSVVARVMSWKSRLLSTGGKLVLIKHVLSAIPVHLLSAAVGFGSVFRQIEQVCARFLWGSSGQVSKFQWISWPQLCLPVDEGGVGIRKLSEVYSAFSCKLWWNLRAGTSLWAEFMRAKYCKGQHPCQVEIKRQDSMTWKRMVNISRQTELSMVWLVKGGSCNFWYDNWLGSGALCLKVPVMPELSFRDFISNGSWDWQRLRSVIPAELIYSFSQQPVPEGEEQDELVWRHTASGRFSLASAFQEVRRASHYSVLHSRVWHSWLPLKISFFMTRLLLGKLPVTAALGRVGVHLASKCLCCLEGAEETLDHVFSEGDIASEVWEFFGRIGGVSRRGISVRSWLAAWWMAHPRAEEGRFLFGIIPSFICWHIWKGRNRAFFEGVPMSHAKVCHDILQDLEGVAEGKFHQRVGRNVLFQFLGGLATSPQRFYAQAVSWRAPEGGTLILNTDGCAKGNPGASGGGGVLRDSLGLPLFAFSESFGVTTSLRAEVLALATGLRLCRQRGYTDVTIQVDSQVLVGILQRRVQCPWQVRVVVEQIWGLIPDAGQVSHCYREANRVADRLANVGVSRQIQSIITYENFDELPALARGEIRCDRIGIPSIRRRQLKRNTRLG from the exons ATGGCGGCCCTCCGGCCGATTGCTGGGGGGCGACCATCTCATTCGGTGGATTTCCAAAAAAAGTCCTTTTCTGACCTCTTCTCAGGAAATTCTTCTCAGCCGGCGTTGAAGCTTCAGGCGATGGCGACCACCCACAAGGGTGAGCCGGCAATGTTGTTTTCGAAGGAGGACCTGGATGTTTTAGCGTCCCCATACAGATTTGCGCTGGTAGGCAAGTTCTCACGGGGGCGCCCTAAGCTGGAGGAAATCCGCAAGTTTTTCAGTACGTTAGACTTGAGAGAGAAGACTACGGTGGGTCTCATGGATTCCAGGCATGTTGTTATTCATATGGGCAACGAGGCTGATTTCCTTAGAGTCTGGGCGCGAGGAATTTGGTATGTTTCAGGGTTCCCAATGCGTGTGTTCAAATGGTCTCCAGCTTTCCATGTGGACAAAGAACCTTCAGTTGTTCCTGTTTGGTTTCAACTTCCCAAACTGCCGCTACATTATTTTCAAAAGGAGGCGATTTTTCAGATTTCTTCGGTCCTCGGTATCCCGTTGTTCGTCGATGCCGCAACTTCGGCTGTGGCAAGGCCAAGTCTTGCTAGGGTTTGCGTCGAAATTGATTTACTCCAGCCACGGCCATCTCGGATCTGGATTGGTAATGGGAACTATGATGGTTTCTGGCAAGATCTGGTCCCAGAAAATATTCCCAAATATTGCCCACATTGTTTTCGGCAGGGTCATGGAGTGGATGACTGCCATGTTCGCAATCCTGCGCTGCAGCCTCCTAAGGTTGAGGGTCAGCGACGTGACAGGCAGCCCATGGCAGCGGAAGGTGGACCTAGGCAGCGTGAGGAGGCAACACAGGAGGGTGATTTTTCGGAGGGGCCTGTTGTGGTCATGGAGGCAGCACAGGGGGGTGGCAGTGCGGAGGGGTCTGCTGTGGCCAAGGAGGTCGTACAGGGGGGTGGCAAATCGGAGGGGCCTGCTGTGGCCAAGGAGGCAGCACAGGGGGGTGCTAATGAGGAGGGGCCTGCTGTGGCCAAGGAGTCACAAGGGGTGTGGATAGAGGTAGGGGTAGAGCGGGTGGCAAATGGAGCAGTGGGTCAGAACCAGGGTATCGGTCATCAGATGCCCCTAATCAATGAGGTCATTGGGGAGGGTTCAGAAGCGCCAGGAGGTGAACCGATGAAATCCATTGACATGCAGGCGCATGCCAGGCGGAATGAGCAGGAATCAGAACCTGGGTTGGAGCAGGTCCGAAGCGGTCGAGAGGTGGAACAGCAGGGCGTGGCGAGTGATAGTTGTGAGGAAGAGTTCGAGGATGATTTTCACACGATGGCAGGTTCTTTATCGCCCAGGTTGGTGTTCGTGCGTGAGAGGGAAGCAGTTAGCACATTGGATGCACTAAACATTGAGGAGTATACTGGGCAGGACAAGTCGGGAAAAAAAGCAAAGGG AGGAGTGTCTAAGCTCCCAAATTTACGGAGATTAAAAAGCATTATTAAAGAGAAGGGTGTTCAGTTTGTGGCAATTTCTGAGCCAAAATTAGAGGCGTCGCGAGTTGAGGATATTAGATTGAaacttgcttttgattttgcaCATGTTAATGATTTGGGAGATTTATGGATTTTATATAAGTACCCTTTCAATTGTTCAGTGTTGGGTAATTCTACTCAGCACATTTCGTTAATGGTATCCCACCCGTGGCTACCGGGCTCTATGATTTTTTCCTTTGTGCATGCTGCGTGTACGGAGGAGGGGCGGAGGGAGCTATGGGCGAACCTCCTGTTGGATAAACCACAGGCATTGCCGTGGTGTATAGGGGGTGATTTCAATGTTATTGTGGAAGCTTCGGAAAAGAAAGGGGGGAGACCTTTTGCGGTGTCGGAGGGGGTGGACTTTTTGGCTTTCATGCAAGATGCAGAGGTTTTTGATGCGGGCTGCTCAGGGTCCAGCTTTTCGTGGTGTAACAATAGGAGGGGGAGAGCCAGGATTTGGAAAAGGCTTGATAGATTACTCATGAATGGGGAGATGGCAGAAGCGGTTTCAGTGATTTCGGTGGTTCATCTTGCACGCCATCCTTCTGATCATGCCCCGTTGCACGTTTCTTTTGCGTCGAGGCTTGACAATGGGGCACGGCCTTTCAGATTTCTAAACATCTGGACTACCAAACCTGAGTTATTGGATGTCATCAGGGGAGCATGGGTTGTTGATGTGCATGGGTCTCCATTACGAGTTTTATGTTTAAAACTCCAGGCAACTCGGAGGGCAATTCAGCTTTGGAATAAGCAGAAATTTGGGTCAGTTGGTAATGCTGTTCGGGAGGCAGAAAACAGGTTAGCAAGGATTGAAGGGTCAGTGGAAACATCTAGGCtggaggaggaggatccggcAGAACTAAATATGGCTCGGGCAGATCTTAACAGAGCCCTGGCAGTGGAGGAACAATTCTGGAGGCAGAAGGCGAGAGTAAAATGGCTGGGGTGTGGGGATCGGAACACCAGATTTTTTCACGCCGTGGTTAAACAAAGGCGGGTGCAAGGGGCGATACATAGGGTGAAGGATTCTAATGGGTCTTGGGTGGACAGGGATGAGGACATTGCACAGGTTGCGGTGGAGTATTTTTCGAATCTCTTTTCAGGGCCGGTGGATACTGGGGGTGGTGATCTAATGCATCTGATTCCTAAGCTGGTTTCAGACGAGGAGAATGAAAGGCTGGCAGCTATACCTAGCATGGAGGAGATTCGGCATTTGGTGTTTTCTATGGATGGGGAAAGTGCTGCGGGGCCTGATGGGTTTACAGGGAAATTTTTCTCCTTTGCATGGGAGGTTGTGGCTCAGGATGTGTACAAAGCGGTAGTGAGTTTTTTCTGTGGGAGTCACCTGCCAAAATTCCTCACCTCCACTTCAATAGTGTTACTGCCTAAGGTGTCGAACCCTcaagatttttcaaattttagaccCATCAGCCTATGCAATTTCTGCAATAAGTTGTTATCAAAGTTATTGGTGAGTCGCATGGCCTTGGTTTTGCCAAAGCTGATATCCCCCCAACAGACGGGGTTTGTCAAGGGCCGAAGCATTTCTGATAACTATCTGCTGGCTCAGGAGCTCATGGCATCTATAGGCAAGAAGGCGCGAGGGGGGAACGTTGCTCTTAAATTGGACATGACTAAGGCGTATGACCGGATGTCGTGGTTCCATGTTATCTCCATGTTACGAGCTTTTGGTTTTTGTGAGCAGATTATTGATATGATTTGGCGCCTGATCTCGAATGTTTGGTTCTCCATTATCATTAATGGGTCTGCACAGGGGTTTTTTAAATCTAGTCGTGGATTACGCCAGGGTGACCCACTTTCGCCTGTGTTGTTCGTCATTGGCTCGGAACTACTCTCGCGAGGTTTGAATGAGCTAGCTAGTCGTCGGAATTATATAGGGTTTAGGGGCCCAACCGGCTGCCAGGCCATTACTCACCTTGCTTTTGCTGATGACATCCTGGTATTTACAAATGGGTCTTCAATGGCGCTTCAGCAAGTGAAACGAGTGATTGAGAAGTATCAACAATCTTCTGGTCAGTTGGTCAATCCCCAGAAGAGTGGATATTTGGTACACCCGTCTATTTCCCCGTCGCGGAGGAGGGTGATTGAGAGGCTTACTCATTTTTCAAGGCAGGATTTTCTAATAAGGTACCTGGGTTTCCCGTTGTACTCAGGAAGGGGTAAGGCAGCGTATTTCGGTGAGGTGTGTCAGTCGGTTGTGGCTAGGGTGATGTCTTGGAAGTCAAGGTTGTTATCCACAGGGGGAAAGTTAGTCTTGATAAAGCATGTGCTCTCGGCAATTCCTGTCCATTTGTTGTCGGCCGCGGTGGGTTTCGGTTCGGTGTTCAGGCAAATTGAGCAGGTATGTGCAAGGTTCCTTTGGGGGTCGTCAGGGCAGGTGTCAAAATTCCAATGGATAAGTTGGCCTCAATTGTGTCTCCCCGTTGATGAGGGAGGTGTGGGAATCCGAAAACTTAGTGAGGTTTATTCGGCTTTCTCTTGTAAGTTGTGGTGGAACTTACGGGCAGGCACATCTCTCTGGGCCGAGTTCATGCGGGCGAAGTATTGCAAGGGGCAGCATCCGTGTCAGGTGGAGATAAAAAGGCAGGATTCGATGACTTGGAAAAGAATGGTGAACATCAGTCGGCAGACGGAATTATCCATGGTCTGGTTGGTAAAAGGGGGTTCATGTAACTTTTGGTATGATAACTGGTTAGGGAGTGGAGCTTTGTGTCTTAAAGTTCCGGTTATGCCGGAGTTATCGTTTCGGGATTTCATTTCGAATGGGTCCTGGGATTGGCAAAGGCTTAGATCAGTAATTCCGGCTGAGCTGATTTACTCATTTTCCCAACAACCGGTTCCGGAGGGGGAAGAGCAGGATGAGCTGGTTTGGCGTCACACGGCGTCAGGAAGGTTTTCTCTAGCGTCCGCTTTTCAGGAGGTTCGTCGCGCAAGTCATTATTCCGTTCTGCACTCTCGGGTATGGCATTCTTGGCTTCCGCTCAAGATATCTTTCTTCATGACACGATTGCTTTTGGGGAAATTACCGGTGACGGCCGCCTTGGGAAGGGTAGGGGTTCATTTGGCTTCAAAGTGTCTTTGTTGTTTGGAGGGGGCGGAGGAGACACTTGATCACGTCTTCTCAGAGGGGGATATTGCGAGTGAAGTTTGGGAGTTTTTTGGTAGGATTGGGGGGGTGTCACGGCGGGGGATTTCTGTTCGGTCTTGGCTTGCGGCTTGGTGGATGGCGCATCCAAGGGCGGAGGAGGGTCGTTTTCTGTTTGGAATTATTCCTAGTTTTATTTGCTGGCACATCTGGAAGGGGCGTAATAGGGCATTTTTTGAGGGGGTTCCGATGAGTCATGCAAAGGTTTGCCATGACATCCTTCAGGATCTGGAAGGGGTGGCCGAAGGAAAATTTCATCAACGTGTGGGGAGGAACGTTCTATTTCAGTTTCTGGGGGGACTAGCAACCTCGCCCCAGAGATTTTATGCTCAAGCGGTAAGCTGGCGGGCGCCTGAGGGGGGAACGCTGATTTTGAACACTGATGGTTGCGCGAAAGGAAATCCTGGAGCTAGTGGTGGTGGGGGGGTGTTACGAGATTCATTAGGGCTGCCGCTTTTTGCGTTCTCGGAATCTTTCGGGGTAACAACGAGTCTACGGGCAGAAGTTCTGGCCCTGGCAACGGGCCTCCGTCTTTGCAGGCAGAGGGGATATACAGATGTTACCATTCAGGTGGACTCTCAGGTGCTGGTAGGGATTCTGCAGAGAAGGGTCCAGTGTCCATGGCAGGTTCGTGTTGTGGTCGAACAGATTTGGGGTTTGATCCCGGACGCGGGCCAGGTTTCGCATTGTTATAGGGAGGCAAACAGGGTGGCTGATAGGCTGGCAAACGTGGGCGTTTCTCGACAGATACAGAGCATTATCACTTACGAGAATTTTGATGAATTACCAGCTTTGGCGCGTGGTGAAATTCGTTGTGATAGGATAGGAATACCGTCCATTAGGCGACGACAGTTAAAGCGGAACACTAGGCTAGGCTAG